The following proteins are co-located in the Primulina tabacum isolate GXHZ01 chromosome 11, ASM2559414v2, whole genome shotgun sequence genome:
- the LOC142517809 gene encoding subtilisin-like protease — MGFLSFFLTLVFTFNLHASSIGAQESNFETYIVHVELPFDLQPSLSSSLNDIQGWYHSFLPKNSSSNQEPHIIYSYHNVFTGFAVRLSPEQVKAMEKMPGFVSARPQKTIPLHTTHSPNFLGLNQNMGFWNDSNYGRGVIIGVLDSGINPDHPSFNDEGMPPPPAKWRGRCQFNTSVCNNKLIGARFFTIGDGTPYDDNGHGTHTASTAAGNFVRGANVFGNANGTAAGIAPLAHIAIYKVCQRRCSESDVLAAMDAAIDDGVDVLSLSLGGPARNFFDDNVAVGAFSAMERGIFVSCSAGNNGPSLGTIENGAPWVLTVGASTIDRKIRATAVLGNNEQLDGESNYQPASFGSTFLPLIYPGIVSTDPNATFCFPESLMNVDVQGKVVLCDNGGGIGRIAKGRAVRNAGGAAMILVNQQPQGYSISSESHVLPATHLSYDDGLRVKAYLNSATTPVATISFKGTIIGDTSAPTVASFSARGPNTASPGILKPDIIGPGANILAAWHESVENNTNTKSNFNIISGTSMSCPHLSGIAALLKNAHPNWSPAAIKSAIMTSADRVNLNRTLIQDQTLRPANVFATGSGHVNILKATDPGLVYDLSPADYLPYLCGLGYTNQQVSYIANRVVTCSLISSIPEAELNYPSFSVFLGTTLLGGTTQTYTRTVTNVGNANSVYTVETVGLPGAVVNVEPNVLRFSGSNQKLTYQVRFDRSPEAASNTIVQGFLTWTSAIHSVRSPIVVSFL; from the coding sequence ATGggttttctctcattttttctTACATTGGTATTTACATTCAATCTTCATGCATCAAGTATAGGAGCTCAAGAAAGTAATTTTGAGACATATATTGTTCATGTTGAGTTGCCTTTCGACCTGCAGCCGAGTTTGAGTAGTTCCTTGAATGATATTCAAGGATGGTACCACTCGTTTTTGCCGAAGAATTCGAGCTCGAACCAGGAACCCCACATCATATATTCTTACCACAATGTTTTCACAGGATTTGCAGTAAGATTATCTCCGGAACAGGTGAAAGCGATGGAGAAGATGCCTGGATTCGTGTCGGCCCGGCCCCAGAAAACTATCCCTCTCCACACAACACACTCTCCCAATTTCTTGGGGTTGAATCAGAACATGGGATTTTGGAATGATTCAAATTATGGGAGAGGTGTGATCATTGGCGTGTTGGACTCAGGAATCAACCCTGATCATCCGTCGTTCAACGACGAAGGGATGCCGCCGCCGCCGGCTAAGTGGAGGGGGAGGTGCCAGTTTAATACTTCTGTGTGTAACAACAAGCTCATCGGAGCGAGATTTTTTACTATAGGTGATGGCACACCATATGATGACAATGGGCATGGCACGCATACGGCAAGCACTGCCGCGGGGAATTTTGTGAGGGGTGCGAATGTTTTTGGAAATGCCAACGGTACGGCTGCTGGAATAGCTCCTCTTGCACATATTGCCATTTATAAGGTCTGTCAGAGAAGATGCTCGGAGAGTGATGTTCTTGCTGCAATGGATGCTGCTATAGATGATGGGGTTGATGTCCTATCGCTCTCTCTAGGCGGGCCGGCAAGAAACTTTTTTGATGATAACGTTGCTGTTGGGGCGTTTAGCGCCATGGAAAGGGGGATATTTGTGAGCTGCTCTGCAGGAAACAATGGCCCTTCTCTTGGGACTATTGAAAATGGTGCTCCTTGGGTTCTTACGGTTGGAGCCAGCACGATCGATAGAAAAATCAGGGCGACTGCAGTGCTTGGAAACAACGAACAGCTAGATGGGGAATCCAACTATCAACCAGCAAGCTTTGGCTCAACATTCTTGCCTCTTATTTATCCTGGAATTGTTTCAACAGATCCAAATGCTACATTTTGCTTTCCGGAATCGTTGATGAATGTTGATGTCCAAGGGAAAGTCGTGTTATGTGACAATGGAGGCGGGATCGGAAGAATTGCTAAAGGAAGGGCCGTGAGAAACGCCGGTGGGGCTGCCATGATTCTAGTCAACCAGCAGCCGCAAGGCTACTCCATCTCTTCCGAATCGCACGTCCTCCCCGCAACACATCTCAGTTATGACGACGGGCTCAGAGTAAAAGCCTACTTAAACTCAGCAACCACACCAGTCGCCACAATTTCGTTCAAGGGTACGATAATCGGGGACACCAGCGCCCCCACGGTGGCATCATTCTCCGCCAGAGGTCCAAATACGGCCAGCCCGGGGATCCTGAAACCAGATATCATTGGCCCAGGTGCCAACATCCTCGCCGCCTGGCACGAATCAGTCGAAAACAACACCAACACGAAATCGAATTTCAACATCATCTCCGGAACCTCGATGTCCTGTCCTCACCTCAGTGGCATCGCAGCATTGCTGAAAAACGCGCATCCCAATTGGTCTCCAGCCGCGATCAAGTCCGCCATCATGACCTCCGCCGATCGAGTGAATCTCAACAGAACCTTAATCCAGGACCAAACTCTACGCCCCGCCAATGTTTTCGCCACTGGTTCCGGTCACGTAAACATACTGAAGGCCACCGATCCAGGCCTCGTTTACGACCTGAGCCCAGCAGATTACCTACCGTACTTATGCGGATTAGGATACACAAATCAACAAGTTAGTTACATTGCCAATCGGGTAGTAACGTGCTCACTGATTTCAAGCATCCCAGAAGCAGAATTGAATTATCCATCATTTTCTGTGTTTCTTGGGACCACACTTCTCGGAGGAACTACTCAAACATACACCCGGACAGTTACCAACGTGGGCAATGCGAATTCAGTTTATACAGTTGAAACAGTTGGATTGCCGGGTGCTGTTGTGAATGTTGAGCCCAATGTTCTTCGATTTTCGGGATCGAATCAGAAATTGACTTATCAAGTGAGATTTGACAGATCACCGGAGGCTGCAAGTAATACAATTGTCCAAGGATTTCTAACATGGACTTCTGCTATCCATTCTGTTAGAAGTCCCATTGTTGTTTCTTTCCTTTGA